The following proteins are encoded in a genomic region of Gimesia algae:
- a CDS encoding YybH family protein, whose amino-acid sequence MRQMKFLLLFLFWGGVSVSAAETDSDTPAPSADETAIRAAINSYKTAFDKGDAKGVAAHWTPTGEFVTPAGETLTGHDALEKSFTEYFKTTPDVKMELDSVGIQFISPGVAVEEGVARVLIPGQEPEVTEYSAVHVKTPAGWKLDSVKETEVVVPHSHYEQLKPLEWMIGTWVDASDESTVETICRWTKNKNFITRSFKVHIEDRVEMEGTQVIGWDPDKQTIRSWLFDSEGGFGVGMWTQKENQWTIRTLQVLANGEKASGINIMTKVDENKFTFRSLGREVDGILLPGIDEITVVRQP is encoded by the coding sequence ATGCGTCAAATGAAATTTCTGTTGCTGTTTCTGTTCTGGGGAGGAGTGTCAGTTTCTGCTGCGGAAACTGATTCAGATACGCCAGCTCCCTCTGCAGATGAAACGGCTATTCGCGCCGCGATAAATTCTTATAAGACCGCATTTGACAAAGGAGATGCCAAAGGCGTCGCTGCGCATTGGACTCCAACGGGGGAATTTGTGACACCGGCAGGTGAAACATTGACCGGACATGATGCTCTGGAAAAAAGCTTTACCGAATATTTCAAAACAACACCTGACGTGAAAATGGAACTGGATAGTGTTGGGATTCAGTTCATTTCACCCGGTGTTGCTGTTGAAGAAGGGGTGGCGCGGGTGCTGATTCCTGGACAGGAACCGGAAGTGACTGAATATTCGGCAGTCCACGTGAAAACACCTGCAGGCTGGAAGCTGGATAGTGTCAAAGAAACAGAAGTTGTTGTTCCTCATTCACATTATGAACAGCTCAAACCTCTGGAATGGATGATTGGTACCTGGGTTGATGCCAGCGATGAATCGACAGTAGAAACTATCTGTCGCTGGACAAAAAACAAAAATTTCATCACCCGTTCATTCAAAGTGCATATTGAAGATCGTGTTGAGATGGAAGGAACACAGGTCATTGGCTGGGATCCGGACAAACAGACCATTCGTTCCTGGTTATTCGATTCAGAAGGTGGTTTTGGAGTAGGCATGTGGACACAGAAAGAGAACCAGTGGACGATTCGCACCCTGCAGGTTCTGGCAAATGGTGAAAAAGCATCCGGGATTAATATCATGACAAAAGTGGATGAGAACAAGTTTACGTTTCGTTCTCTCGGGCGTGAAGTAGATGGTATCCTGCTTCCTGGAATTGATGAAATTACAGTGGTGCGTCAGCCATAA